The Candida dubliniensis CD36 chromosome 2, complete sequence genome contains a region encoding:
- a CDS encoding hypothetical membrane protein, conserved (1 probable transmembrane helix predicted by TMHMM2.0 at aa 68-90), with amino-acid sequence MPMNDNVVILTLEAANRITRLKRADSTTSAEAMPTLSDPNAYTTPSISVPPNNNNPFIIRQSNPSGTVFIAVGAIVGAILLGFILYHLIISLTASKLAKKSNADDRKLYEKYQSNNTNAYGYSGVTPQTSLNNFTSDYGGSVSKLPLLNKSFANVNGSQAGDNSTIYQSEVGAAVTSKHDLTKMFVSPTAEVMQHKRIRSSHYNPSLSNLSFGGSTSNLVNPAPATNRHSQAVPNLYINQEVNNSDYSLSQHGSVTASQQQQQQQQQLNTPANRKTLPSMYLEDLIDKE; translated from the coding sequence ATGCCCATGAATGATAATGTTGTGATACTTACTTTGGAGGCGGCTAATCGTATTACTCGTCTCAAACGAGCTGATTCAACCACATCGGCTGAGGCGATGCCAACCTTATCAGATCCCAACGCTTATACTACCCCATCTATTTCTGTCCCAcccaataacaataatccTTTTATAATAAGACAATCAAACCCATCCGGTACAGTCTTCATTGCTGTGGGTGCCATTGTGGGTGCCATTTTGTTGGGATTTATTTTATACCATTTGATTATTTCCTTGACTGCATCAAAGTTAGCTAAAAAGTCTAATGCCGATGATAGAAAATTATATGAGAAATATCAAAGCAATAATACAAACGCCTATGGATATTCTGGTGTGACCCCTCAAACAAGTTTGAACAATTTTACAAGCGATTATGGTGGTTCTGTTTCCAAATTACCTTTGTTGAATAAGTCTTTTGCAAATGTAAATGGTTCACAGGCGGGTGACAACTCCACAATTTACCAGTCTGAAGTTGGAGCTGCAGTAACGTCTAAACATGATTTAACCAAGATGTTTGTCTCTCCAACAGCTGAAGTTATGCAACATAAAAGGATCAGATCTAGTCACTATAATCCTTCGTTGAGTAACTTGTCTTTCGGTGGCTCCACCAGCAATTTGGTCAACCCTGCACCTGCTACTAATAGACACTCACAAGCGGTGCCTAATTTGTATATCAACCAGGAGGTCAATAACAGTGATTACTCTTTATCTCAACATGGTCTGGTTACTGCgtcacaacaacaacaacaacaacaacaacaacttaaCACCCCAGCCAATAGAAAAACTCTTCCATCGATGTATCTTgaagatttgattgataaagaaTAG
- a CDS encoding glucose n-acetyltransferase, putative (Similar to S. cerevisiae GNT1;~Signal anchor predicted by SignalP 2.0 HMM (Signal peptide probability 0.040, signal anchor probability 0.721) with cleavage site probability 0.032 between residues 47 and 48) produces the protein MLYKNNTRSLTIQMTLKGSSWKALLKNWEFKVAAFIGIYFLVSHVLLETTDVVKEKGLKSHLKVLPEEVIDYYGKQPFSNVDNYAYMQYATNYDYLNLAIINFIHLRKANTEIPNLVIIYDEVLHYYASDKWSELYQVANKYKITLKSAPLIKANYQDESNWAASFTKFHIFNQVEYDRIVFFDSDSMLVDIPDVIDFENMESKFNHIDELFKIPRELSFASPQAYWLNNVVEGKSPKPRKNVEIPNKKRYSLRMKKLVNDLSIYQDFNLLPSLIYENHYFDNANHFFANHIMVLTPSKKIFQELMRYVHNPWWWSITNRGNLKKPNDYDMEILNKFLSNELRRKRINVGILPHRVYGVLTGEFGEEWHERFVVEPQYLPFINKKSNKGWSPLEFFKKIKVVHFSDSPIPKPWEEESNEEHYNTKKIYCAKGDMEKYHRDYPVYKPRLTDDCDSVSIWNWFREQFYRERSGYWFA, from the coding sequence ATGCTCTACAAGAAcaacaccagaagtttgaCTATACAAATGACACTAAAAGGTCTGTCCTGGAAAGcattattgaagaattgggAGTTCAAGGTTGCGGCATTTATTGGAatatattttcttgtttccCACGTTTTACTTGAAACTACTGATGTAGTTAAAGAAAAGGGCCTAAAGTCTCATCTTAAAGTTCTTCCAGAAGAAGTCATTGACTACTACGGGAAACAGCCATTTTCAAATGTGGATAATTATGCGTACATGCAGTATGCAACTAACTATGACTATTTGAATCTTGctataattaattttattcaCTTGCGTAAAGCAAACACCGAAATACCCAACTTGGTAATTATTTATGACGAAGTCCTCCATTACTATGCCAGTGATAAATGGAGTGAGTTGTACCAAGTGGcaaacaaatacaaaatcaCCTTAAAATCTGCACCTTTGATAAAGGCAAATTACCAGGATGAGTCCAACTGGGCAGCTTCGTTTACTAAGTTCCACATCTTCAATCAAGTTGAGTATGATAGAAttgtattttttgattcGGATTCAATGCTTGTTGATATTCCCGatgtaattgattttgaaaatatggAAAGTAAATTTAATCACATTGATGAGTTGTTCAAAATTCCACGGGAATTATCGTTTGCACTGCCACAAGCTTATTGGCTAAATAATGTTGTGGAAGGTAAAAGTCCAAAACCTAGAAAGAATGTTGAAATACCAAATAAAAAGCGATATTCACTTAGAATGAAAAAACttgttaatgatttgaGCATATATCAggatttcaatttgttgcCGCTGCTTATTTAtgaaaatcattatttcGACAATGCTAATCATTTTTTCGCTAATCATATAATGGTGCTAACTCCATCgaagaaaatatttcaagaattaatGAGGTATGTCCACAATCCATGGTGGTGGTCTATAACAAATCGGggtaatttgaaaaagcCAAATGATTATGACATGGAgatattgaacaaatttttgAGCAATGAACTAAGGAGAAAGAGAATAAATGTTGGGATTTTACCTCATCGAGTGTATGGTGTTTTAACTGGGGAATTTGGTGAAGAATGGCACGAACGGTTTGTAGTAGAACCACAGTATTTACCATTCATAAATAAAAAGTCAAATAAAGGATGGCTGCCATTAGAGTTTTTCAAGAAAATCAAGGTAGTACATTTTTCTGACAGTCCAATACCCAAACCATGGGAAGAGGAAAGCAACGAAGAGCATTAtaacaccaaaaaaatatactGCGCCAAAGGTGATATGGAAAAGTACCACAGAGACTATCCTGTCTACAAACCTCGATTAACTGATGATTGTGATAGTGTCCTGATATGGAATTGGTTTAGAGAACAGTTTTACAGAGAAAGACTGGGATATTGGTTTGCCTAG